Proteins encoded in a region of the Drosophila sechellia strain sech25 chromosome 2L, ASM438219v1, whole genome shotgun sequence genome:
- the LOC6617777 gene encoding adenylyl cyclase X E isoform X2: MSFPRNNTRKSPLKRKRLRPCHLDYANERLWEHSYLREKCKELNLEEEYRYYQVRLMVSNLTIFYVLFIILAISFLTIELLYVQHYNAIIVNLVIRVVNTILVLTVLSINFCEKFVSRHQWVMIASSVVSVYLVVLTDIAMISYHYYKNDWPLNTSFDVFALCMIYMFLPIPSIKGAALLASSVSLIYVAFFMHSLTFNAVYTERDSFGYDVISTDILHNLGFNMMGIFFRIMNDTMVRASFLDRHQFIMEETWLRHALLQESILLDSILPPQIAKPVQEKIKSKITQSENSNDRFQVGPRTTESFMAIQIHPDVSILYADVVNYTHLTTTLTVGDLVKVLHDLYGRFDIAASNFKVQRIKFLGDCYYCVAGLTTPDPDHAKCCVSLGISMISNIQEVRAERGLDIDMRIGVHSGSLLAGIIGEAKLQFDIWGTDVEIANHLESTGKPGYVHVSGRTLSMLNPADYTILSGPQRARSDPVLQYIHTYLLTGQVARESFITSIGGVRSGSILEVKSIDRIRSSRPSQSSKTDEFREEFRNMPVGGINLNSPCCRRTRLDTHKKTQREIGIFCAAFKDSSLEWNYLHQPDFIFKSSMLLAWGIGCCLIYIQIVTNNFSCTACIVVDLVTFFFLTSLLCLAWYKNVCWWKSGRYEFKIYGKYSCMAFHIFEKIQHSVSLRITVYLGILISYYAVISLIMINCDRDMYELSYIESKLYHYEMDRDTCFHPWVFTNMISLILGISYTFARIPFGLKIVISCCETLAYLLIVFFQFAFIFQHSATTTPYMKAELAHCLRVCMMLLTMYAKERQSEFNTKMNYN; this comes from the exons ATGAGTTTTCCCAGAAATAACACCAGGAAATCGCCGTTAAAAAGAAAGAGGCTTAGACCATGTCATCTTGACTATGCTAACGAGCGCCTATGGGAACACAGTTACTTAAGG GAAAAATGCAAGGAGCTAAATTTGGAGGAGGAGTATAGGTACTACCAGGTCCGTCTGATGGTCAGCAACCTCACAATTTTTTACGTATTGTTCATAATTCTGGCCATCAGCTTTTTGACAATCGAATTGCTTTACGTACAG CACTATAATGCCATTATCGTTAACTTGGTTATCAGAGTAGTAAACACTATCCTGGTTTTAACCGTGTTGAGCATCaatttttgcgaaaaatttgtCAGTCGCCACCAATGGGTCATGATAGCCAGCTCAGTGGTATCGGTATATCTAGTGGTACTCACAG ATATTGCTATGATCTCGTATCACTATTACAAGAACGACTGGCCCCTTAATACCTCATTCGACGTCTTCGCACTCTGCATGATCTACATGTTCCTGCCAATTCCCTCGATCAAGGGAGCTGCCCTCTTGGCATCCTCAGTCAGTCTCATATATGTGGCCTTTTTCATGCACTCGCTCACTTTCAACGCGGTGTACACTGAACGCGATAGTTTCGGCTACGATGTGATATCCACTGATATATTACACAACCTGGGTTTTAACATGATGGGCATCTTTTTTCGCATTATGAACGACACCATGGTGCGCGCATCCTTCCTCGACCGCCATCAGTTCATCATGGAGGAGACTTGGTTGCGTCATGCCTTGCTACAGGAATCGATACTTTTGGACAGCATACTACCGCCTCAAATTGCAAAACCCGTtcaggaaaaaatcaaaagcaaaataaCCCAGTCCGAGAACAGCAACGACCGCTTTCAAGTGGGTCCCCGAACGACAGAAAGCTTCATGGCCATACAAATTCATCCTGATGTATCTATCCTGTATGCAGATGTGGTAAACTACACCCACTTGACAACGACATTGACCGTGGGAGACCTGGTGAAGGTCCTGCACGACCTCTACGGCAGATTCGATATCGCTGCCTCCAACTTCAAGGTGCAGCGCATCAAGTTCCTGGGCGATTGCTACTACTGTGTGGCGGGTTTGACTACTCCGGATCCAGATCACGCGAAGTGCTGCGTATCCTTGGGCATATCCATGATTTCCAACATCCAGGAAGTTCG GGCTGAACGTGGATTGGATATCGACATGCGCATAGGTGTTCATTCGGGCTCTCTTCTCGCTGGCATCATTGGCGAGGCCAAGCTGCAATTTGACATATGGG GAACTGACGTGGAGATCGCCAATCATCTGGAGTCCACTGGGAAACCAGGTTACGTTCACGTTAGTGGACGAACCCTAAGTATGCTAAATCCAGCGGATTATACTATATTAAGTGGTCCGCAAAGGGCTCGAAGCGATCCAGTGCTGCAGTACATACACACCTATCTACTTACTGGGCAAGTGGCCCGCGAGTCATTTATAACATCAATTGGTGGAGTTAGATCCGGCTCCATTCTTGAAGTAAAGTCAATCGACCGGATCAGGTCAAGCAGGCCTAGTCAATCATCTAAGACCGATGAGTTCCGAGAAGAGTTCCGGAATATGCCAGTTGGGGGCATTAA CTTGAACTCACCCTGCTGCCGACGAACTAGATTGGACACCCATAAGAAAACCCAGCGGGAGATCGGTATTTTTTGTGCGGCGTTCAAGGACTCTTCCCTGGAATGGAACTACCTGCACCAGCCTGACTTCATCTTCAAGTCCTCAATGCTGCTGGCCTGGGGAATCGGTTGCTGCTTGATCTATATCCAGATAGTGACCAACAACTTTTCTTGCACTGCATGCATTGTGGTCGACTTGGTAACGTTCTTCTTTCTGACTTCCTTGCTGTGCCTCGCGTGGTACAAAAACGTGTGTTggtggaaaagtgggcgcTACGAGTTCAAAATCTATGGAAAATACAGCTGCATGGCGtttcacatttttgaaaagatcCAACACAGTGTGTCCCTGCGCATTACCGTCTATCTGGGGATCTTAATTTCCTACTATGCTGTGATCTCCCTGATAATG ATAAACTGTGACCGCGACATGTATGAGTTGAGTTACATTGAGAGCAAGCTTTATCACTACGAAATGGATCGGGATACCTGTTTCCATCCCTGGGTCTTCACGAACATGATCTCCCTGATCCTGGGCATAAGTTACACCTTCGCCCGAATTCCATTTGGCCTTAAGATAGTCATCAGCTGCTGCGAGACACTTGCCTACTTGTTAATCGTATTCTTCCAGTTCGCATTCATTTTCCAGCACAGTGCCACTACAACTCCATATATGAAGGCGGAACTAGCTCACTGTCTTCGGGTGTGCATGATGTTACTCACGATGTACGCAAAGGAGCGTCAGTCCGAGTTCAATACTAAAATGAACTATAA TTGA
- the LOC6617777 gene encoding adenylyl cyclase X E isoform X1 produces the protein MSFPRNNTRKSPLKRKRLRPCHLDYANERLWEHSYLREKCKELNLEEEYRYYQVRLMVSNLTIFYVLFIILAISFLTIELLYVQHYNAIIVNLVIRVVNTILVLTVLSINFCEKFVSRHQWVMIASSVVSVYLVVLTDIAMISYHYYKNDWPLNTSFDVFALCMIYMFLPIPSIKGAALLASSVSLIYVAFFMHSLTFNAVYTERDSFGYDVISTDILHNLGFNMMGIFFRIMNDTMVRASFLDRHQFIMEETWLRHALLQESILLDSILPPQIAKPVQEKIKSKITQSENSNDRFQVGPRTTESFMAIQIHPDVSILYADVVNYTHLTTTLTVGDLVKVLHDLYGRFDIAASNFKVQRIKFLGDCYYCVAGLTTPDPDHAKCCVSLGISMISNIQEVRAERGLDIDMRIGVHSGSLLAGIIGEAKLQFDIWGTDVEIANHLESTGKPGYVHVSGRTLSMLNPADYTILSGPQRARSDPVLQYIHTYLLTGQVARESFITSIGGVRSGSILEVKSIDRIRSSRPSQSSKTDEFREEFRNMPVGGINLNSPCCRRTRLDTHKKTQREIGIFCAAFKDSSLEWNYLHQPDFIFKSSMLLAWGIGCCLIYIQIVTNNFSCTACIVVDLVTFFFLTSLLCLAWYKNVCWWKSGRYEFKIYGKYSCMAFHIFEKIQHSVSLRITVYLGILISYYAVISLIMINCDRDMYELSYIESKLYHYEMDRDTCFHPWVFTNMISLILGISYTFARIPFGLKIVISCCETLAYLLIVFFQFAFIFQHSATTTPYMKAELAHCLRVCMMLLTMYAKERQSEFNTKMNYKLNVDLQNKQKAADLTNQSIIILLNNILPSHVVDLYLNSLAKHELYYENYRMVSVMFAMLINFPMNLPSLRVLNDIITEFDRLLTAYREYYVVEKIKVVGCTYMAACGLDFNLASNIRQSDHFRNSSLHVEVEHARNHRMTDENYDSDMNNDEVVFIMTSFALDLMRTIAACNRAYSSSFFEQSLSNGKICIGISSGEIMAGVVGASQPHYDIWGNPVNMASRMESTGLPGHIQVTEESAKILQEFNIKCIYRGMTFVKGRGDIPTYFVGIDENLKFISAKLVNRSLSRRFSVMSSLDPDSLRKSSSSDQESGE, from the exons ATGAGTTTTCCCAGAAATAACACCAGGAAATCGCCGTTAAAAAGAAAGAGGCTTAGACCATGTCATCTTGACTATGCTAACGAGCGCCTATGGGAACACAGTTACTTAAGG GAAAAATGCAAGGAGCTAAATTTGGAGGAGGAGTATAGGTACTACCAGGTCCGTCTGATGGTCAGCAACCTCACAATTTTTTACGTATTGTTCATAATTCTGGCCATCAGCTTTTTGACAATCGAATTGCTTTACGTACAG CACTATAATGCCATTATCGTTAACTTGGTTATCAGAGTAGTAAACACTATCCTGGTTTTAACCGTGTTGAGCATCaatttttgcgaaaaatttgtCAGTCGCCACCAATGGGTCATGATAGCCAGCTCAGTGGTATCGGTATATCTAGTGGTACTCACAG ATATTGCTATGATCTCGTATCACTATTACAAGAACGACTGGCCCCTTAATACCTCATTCGACGTCTTCGCACTCTGCATGATCTACATGTTCCTGCCAATTCCCTCGATCAAGGGAGCTGCCCTCTTGGCATCCTCAGTCAGTCTCATATATGTGGCCTTTTTCATGCACTCGCTCACTTTCAACGCGGTGTACACTGAACGCGATAGTTTCGGCTACGATGTGATATCCACTGATATATTACACAACCTGGGTTTTAACATGATGGGCATCTTTTTTCGCATTATGAACGACACCATGGTGCGCGCATCCTTCCTCGACCGCCATCAGTTCATCATGGAGGAGACTTGGTTGCGTCATGCCTTGCTACAGGAATCGATACTTTTGGACAGCATACTACCGCCTCAAATTGCAAAACCCGTtcaggaaaaaatcaaaagcaaaataaCCCAGTCCGAGAACAGCAACGACCGCTTTCAAGTGGGTCCCCGAACGACAGAAAGCTTCATGGCCATACAAATTCATCCTGATGTATCTATCCTGTATGCAGATGTGGTAAACTACACCCACTTGACAACGACATTGACCGTGGGAGACCTGGTGAAGGTCCTGCACGACCTCTACGGCAGATTCGATATCGCTGCCTCCAACTTCAAGGTGCAGCGCATCAAGTTCCTGGGCGATTGCTACTACTGTGTGGCGGGTTTGACTACTCCGGATCCAGATCACGCGAAGTGCTGCGTATCCTTGGGCATATCCATGATTTCCAACATCCAGGAAGTTCG GGCTGAACGTGGATTGGATATCGACATGCGCATAGGTGTTCATTCGGGCTCTCTTCTCGCTGGCATCATTGGCGAGGCCAAGCTGCAATTTGACATATGGG GAACTGACGTGGAGATCGCCAATCATCTGGAGTCCACTGGGAAACCAGGTTACGTTCACGTTAGTGGACGAACCCTAAGTATGCTAAATCCAGCGGATTATACTATATTAAGTGGTCCGCAAAGGGCTCGAAGCGATCCAGTGCTGCAGTACATACACACCTATCTACTTACTGGGCAAGTGGCCCGCGAGTCATTTATAACATCAATTGGTGGAGTTAGATCCGGCTCCATTCTTGAAGTAAAGTCAATCGACCGGATCAGGTCAAGCAGGCCTAGTCAATCATCTAAGACCGATGAGTTCCGAGAAGAGTTCCGGAATATGCCAGTTGGGGGCATTAA CTTGAACTCACCCTGCTGCCGACGAACTAGATTGGACACCCATAAGAAAACCCAGCGGGAGATCGGTATTTTTTGTGCGGCGTTCAAGGACTCTTCCCTGGAATGGAACTACCTGCACCAGCCTGACTTCATCTTCAAGTCCTCAATGCTGCTGGCCTGGGGAATCGGTTGCTGCTTGATCTATATCCAGATAGTGACCAACAACTTTTCTTGCACTGCATGCATTGTGGTCGACTTGGTAACGTTCTTCTTTCTGACTTCCTTGCTGTGCCTCGCGTGGTACAAAAACGTGTGTTggtggaaaagtgggcgcTACGAGTTCAAAATCTATGGAAAATACAGCTGCATGGCGtttcacatttttgaaaagatcCAACACAGTGTGTCCCTGCGCATTACCGTCTATCTGGGGATCTTAATTTCCTACTATGCTGTGATCTCCCTGATAATG ATAAACTGTGACCGCGACATGTATGAGTTGAGTTACATTGAGAGCAAGCTTTATCACTACGAAATGGATCGGGATACCTGTTTCCATCCCTGGGTCTTCACGAACATGATCTCCCTGATCCTGGGCATAAGTTACACCTTCGCCCGAATTCCATTTGGCCTTAAGATAGTCATCAGCTGCTGCGAGACACTTGCCTACTTGTTAATCGTATTCTTCCAGTTCGCATTCATTTTCCAGCACAGTGCCACTACAACTCCATATATGAAGGCGGAACTAGCTCACTGTCTTCGGGTGTGCATGATGTTACTCACGATGTACGCAAAGGAGCGTCAGTCCGAGTTCAATACTAAAATGAACTATAA GCTTAACGTTGAtttgcaaaacaaacaaaaagcggCCGATTTAACAAACCAATCCATCATAATCCTGCTCAATAACATACTCCCTTCTCATGTTG TTGATCTTTATCTCAATTCATTGGCCAAACACGAACTCTACTATGAAAACTATCGAATGGTATCAGTCATGTTTGCCATGCTCATCAATTTTCCAATGAACTTGCCAAGCCTCCGGGTGCTTAACGATATCATAACCGAATTCGATAGACTG TTGACTGCTTACAGGGAATATTACGTAGTCGAGAAGATCAAAGTCGTGGGCTGCACTTATATGGCGGCCTGTGGATTGGACTTCAACCTGGCCTCAAACATCCGCCAAAGCGACCATTTTCGCAATAGTTCTCTACATGTTGAAG TGGAGCACGCACGTAATCATCGTATGACCGACGAAAACTACGACAGTGATATGAACAATGATGAAGTGGTCTTCATAATGACCTCCTTCGCCCTCGACCTGATGCGAACTATAGCAGCTTGCAACCGGGCGTACTCAAGCTCATTTTTCGAGCAGTCCTTGTCCAACGGGAAGATCTGCATCGGGATCTCCAGCGGTGAGATAATGGCCGGCGTGGTGGGAGCTTCTCAGCCGCACTACGACATATGGGGAAACCCTGTGAATATGGCTTCTCGAATGGAATCGACAGGGCTGCCGGGACACATCCAGGTGACGGAGGAGTCAGCAAAAATTCTTCAGGAGTTCAACATCAAGTGTATATATCGCGGCATGACCTTCGTGAAAGGTCGTGGTGACATACCCACATATTTTGTGGGGATTGACGAGAACCTTAAATTTATATCCGCAAAATTGGTCAATCGTAGTTTGTCCAGACGTTTCTCAGTTATGTCTTCACTAGATCCGGACAGCCTTAGGAAGAGTTCGTCTAGTGATCAAGAATCTGGCGAATAG
- the LOC6617778 gene encoding adenylyl cyclase X E, with the protein MYKKTAYGLNKSRKCYLDYTDERLWEPGYLKAKCKELCLEEEYKKYQIRLMISYLTVFFPFFIFVVVGCELCPWIFSEQKKLIYYESLTAIIVLVAVAAILSINFFESIVHRHRWIMVFSSILSAYIVVLVDIYQILVFHFKYHWPLNTLYDVFVLCMIYMFLPIPSIRGAALLATSVSLMYIGLFIYFLKYDDEDIAEVVHDLDTICVDIFHYLGFNLMGIFFRIMNDTMVRSSFLDRHQFLKEEIWLRQARQQESMLLDSILPPQIAKPIQQSIKERIMLSETDSDNIVVNARRAENFMAIQIHPDVSILYADVVNYTHLTTTLTVEKLVKVLHDLYGRFDMAASTFKVQRIKFLGDCYYCVAGLGEADPDHARMAVSLGISMIANIQEVRSHRSLDIDMRIGVHSGTLLAGVIGQAKLQYDIWGPDVDIANRLEATGKPGYVHVSGRTLSSLNVAEYTVFPGTEVAQSDPILQKQPMTTYLLTAAPSRNSVRSVDAVHSYAEIDINALGASRKSPILRPTLMSDELRKEFKKMPVGGFNIRSPCCRDNSSEEKVNNDLGMFCVAFKDSSLEWSYLHKPDFILKYSVLLAWGIGCCLIYIQIVNDKFSICVECIMIDMVVFTFLTSLLFISWYKKVCWWKSVEDDTHKYGRVSCKLFKIWERIQHSFVLRVTIYMSIVASYYLLISTILLNCDKNQYELDVINSKLYHYDIVTDNCFNPWVFTDMISLIMGVSYTFARIPFALKMLITCCATVAYLVIVFFQYSFIFEHSATTTPFMKAEIAHFLRVCMMLLTMYAKERQSEFNTKINFKINQDLQGKQKAADITNKSIIILLTNILPSHVVEVYLDSVANHELYYENYKMVSVMFAMLINFQMDLPSLRVLNDIITEFDRLLNAYREYYVVEKIKVVGCTYMAACGLDFTLAKSKFGSRTHASYSSEMEQVLYRKESKGTENDHDEVAFIMTTFALDLMRVLSVCNKAYAGRPFDRALSTGEICIGISTGEIMAGVVGASQPHYDIWGNPVNMASRMESTGLPGHIQVTQETANILEQFDILCMYRGMTFVKGRGEIPTYFVGIDDNLKFMPSNLKKKNMSKRFSVLSSLVPAHSGSTSSNEYI; encoded by the exons atgTACAAAAAAACAGCGTATGGGCTAAACAAATCGAGGAAATGTTATCTGGACTACACTGATGAGCGACTGTGGGAACCAGGCTATTTAAAG GCCAAATGTAAGGAATTGTGTCTAGAAGAAGAGTATAAAAAATATCAGATCCGCCTTATGATCAGTTACCTCACCGTCTTCTTTCCTTTCTTTATATTTGTGGTCGTAGGCTGCGAGCTCTGCCCATGGATTTTCTCTGAG CAAAAAAAACTCATCTACTACGAATCATTAACGGCTATAATTGTAttagttgctgttgctgccataTTGAGCATCAATTTCTTTGAGAGCATTGTGCATCGCCACAGGTGGATTATGGTGTTTTCCTCAATATTGTCCGCGTATATTGTGGTATTAGTTG ATATATATCAGATACTAGTGTTCCATTTCAAGTATCACTGGCCACTTAATACATTATACGACGTCTTCGTGCTCTGCATGATTTACATGTTCTTGCCAATTCCTTCGATCAGGGGAGCAGCCCTGTTGGCCACCTCTGTCAGTCTCATGTACATTGGATTATTCATTTACTTTTTAAAGTATGACGATGAAGATATTGCAGAAGTAGTCCATGACCTCGATACGATTTGCGTCGACATATTTCACTATTTGGGCTTCAATCTGATGGGGATTTTCTTCCGGATAATGAACGACACCATGGTGCGCTCCTCCTTTCTGGATCGCCACCAGTTCCTCAAGGAGGAGATATGGCTTCGACAAGCTCGACAACAAGAGTCAATGCTTCTGGATAGCATACTTCCGCCCCAGATAGCAAAGCCCATCCAACAAAGCATTAAGGAAAGGATCATGTTGTCCGAAACCGATTCAGACAACATTGTCGTGAATGCCCGGCGAGCAGAAAACTTTATGGCCATCCAAATCCATCCCGATGTTTCCATCCTGTATGCAGATGTGGTGAACTACACCCATTTAACGACAACACTGACGGTGGAGAAGTTGGTGAAGGTCCTGCATGATCTATACGGCAGATTCGATATGGCTGCCTCAACTTTCAAGGTGCAGCGCATCAAGTTCCTGGGCGATTGCTACTACTGTGTGGCGGGTTTGGGGGAGGCTGATCCCGATCACGCTAGGATGGCTGTTTCTCTGGGAATTTCCATGATTGCAAACATCCAGGAGGTGCG GTCCCATCGTTCACTGGATATCGATATGCGAATTGGTGTCCATTCAGGAACTTTGCTGGCAGGTGTGATCGGACAAGCAAAGCTGCAGTATGACATATGGG GTCCCGACGTGGATATTGCCAATCGACTAGAGGCAACCGGCAAGCCCGGTTACGTGCACGTTAGTGGTCGCACTTTAAGTAGCTTAAACGTAGCTGAGTACACGGTATTCCCGGGAACGGAAGTGGCCCAAAGTGATCCCATACTGCAGAAACAGCCGATGACCACCTACCTCCTAACGGCCGCTCCCAGCCGCAATTCAGTCCGATCTGTGGATGCAGTGCACTCCTACGCTGAGATCGACATAAACGCGTTGGGAGCTTCCCGGAAAAGCCCGATTTTGAGGCCAACCTTAATGTCAGATGAGTTGCGTAAAGAGTTCAAAAAGATGCCAGTGGGAGGCTTCAA CATTCGATCGCCGTGCTGCCGAGACAATTCGAGTGAGGAGAAAGTCAACAACGACTTAGGCATGTTTTGTGTAGCCTTCAAGGATTCGTCGCTCGAATGGAGTTATTTGCATAAGCCAGATTTCATCTTGAAATACTCAGTACTGCTTGCTTGGGGAATCGGGTGCTGCCTAATCTACATCCAGATAGTCAACGACAAATTCAGCATCTGTGTTGAATGCATCATGATCGACATGGTTGTGTTTACCTTCCTGACTTCATTGCTCTTTATCTCCTGGTACAAGAAAGTGTGTTGGTGGAAAAGCGTCGAAGATGACACCCATAAGTATGGGAGAGTCAGCTGCAAGTTGTTCAAGATTTGGGAAAGAATCCAGCACAGTTTTGTCCTGCGAGTTACTATCTATATGAGTATAGTTGCCAGCTATTACTTGTTGATATCTACGATACTA CTAAACTGTGACAAAAATCAATATGAACTAGATGTTATCAATAGCAAGCTCTATCACTATGACATTGTAACTGACAACTGTTTTAATCCGTGGGTCTTCACAGACATGATCTCCCTGATCATGGGCGTAAGCTACACCTTCGCCCGAATTCCATTTGCATTAAAGATGCTAATTACCTGTTGCGCAACCGTTGCTTACTTGGTTATCGTATTCTTTCAGTACTCATTTATTTTCGAGCACAGTGCCACCACAACACCATTTATGAAGGCGGAAATAGCTCACTTTCTCCGAGTATGCATGATGTTACTCACGATGTACGCAAAGGAGCGTCAGTCAGAGTTTAATACTAAAATCAACTTCAA GATAAATCAGGATTTGCAAGGCAAGCAAAAAGCGGCTGACATCACGAACAAATCAATCATAATTCTACTCACTAACATTCTACCCTCCCATGTGG TTGAGGTTTATCTTGATTCAGTAGCCAATCATGAACTGTACTACGAAAACTATAAAATGGTGTCCGTCATGTTTGCCATGCTCATCAATTTTCAAATGGATCTGCCCAGCCTGCGAGTGCTAAACGATATCATAACAGAATTTGATAGACTG TTAAATGCCTACAGGGAATATTATGTCGTAGAAAAGATTAAAGTCGTGGGCTGCACTTATATGGCAGCTTGCGGACTTGATTTTACCCTGGCCAAGTCCAAATTTGGAAGCAGAACACATGCTTCTTACTCATCCGAAA TGGAACAGGTGCTTTATCGTAAAGAGTCCAAAGGCACAGAAAACGATCATGATGAGGTGGCCTTTATAATGACCACTTTTGCCTTGGATCTCATGAGAGTGCTTTCCGTCTGCAACAAGGCATACGCTGGTAGACCCTTCGATCGGGCTCTGTCTACCGGAGAGATCTGTATCGGAATCTCGACCGGCGAAATAATGGCCGGAGTGGTGGGGGCGTCTCAGCCACACTATGACATCTGGGGAAACCCGGTCAATATGGCTTCCCGAATGGAATCGACAGGTCTGCCTGGACACATCCAGGTGACTCAAGAGACAGCCAATATTCTCGAGCAGTTTGATATTCTGTGCATGTACCGTGGCATGACCTTTGTGAAGGGTCGTGGCGAAATTCCCACCTACTTTGTGGGCATCGACGATAATTTGAAGTTTATGCCCTCAAATTTGAAGAAGAAGAATATGTCAAAGCGTTTTTCAGTCTTGTCCTCTCTAGTACCAGCTCACAGCGGAAGTACATCTTCAAATGAATACATTTGA